One segment of Rubripirellula amarantea DNA contains the following:
- a CDS encoding MFS transporter encodes MEKTTDPAPLAAPTPAADLAPAGPSSQKLGVTEKVGYGLGDTASNLFWKTFESFLMYFYTDVFGLTAKSAGTLMLVTRIWDAINDPMVGYLADRTRTSWGRFRPYLVWMSVPFAITGILTFYTPDVGPTGKLIYAYITYTLVMMAYTAINIPYGALMGVITPNSIERTSVSTYRFVAAFCGGIVVQYCTLGMVGFFGGTETTIVDGVAKDIVVDEQSGFFWTMVVYSVAAVILFLITFATTKERVEPSVASESTFRADLRFALTSLRVHQVLLLGLTLLACLTTGMATATLLPILAAYLIGSAVSMVVRGVAKKRFADVSGPSTLESDFNDLISNRPWLVLFGFGLFQLTGLFIRGGAVLYYFKYYCGDADLAPPFWVSGSFAAIAGMLLTKPLTRIFGKKNLMIGTNFSVAVLYASFIFLGPDQISLMFAIHIVASFIGGPVPVLLWAMYADTADYSEWRSQRRATGLVFAAATFSQKMGCAVGAAMTGFALDFYNYSQPIEGVDQAQSDVTMSGLRMMMSVIPAAFLLTAAGCLLLYNISRQLEQQIEADLQSRKQSDWPET; translated from the coding sequence ATGGAAAAGACGACTGACCCGGCGCCCCTGGCTGCTCCGACCCCCGCGGCTGACCTGGCTCCCGCGGGACCCAGCTCGCAAAAGCTCGGTGTGACGGAAAAAGTGGGTTACGGACTTGGCGACACTGCTTCGAACCTATTTTGGAAGACGTTCGAGTCTTTCTTGATGTACTTCTACACGGACGTGTTCGGCCTGACGGCCAAGTCAGCGGGCACCTTGATGCTGGTGACCCGAATCTGGGACGCCATCAACGACCCGATGGTAGGCTACCTTGCCGATCGGACCCGCACGAGCTGGGGTCGATTCCGTCCGTACTTGGTTTGGATGTCCGTTCCGTTTGCCATCACCGGCATCCTAACGTTCTACACGCCAGATGTCGGACCAACGGGAAAGCTGATCTACGCGTACATCACCTACACGCTGGTGATGATGGCCTACACGGCAATCAACATTCCGTACGGCGCGTTGATGGGCGTGATCACACCGAACTCGATTGAACGCACTAGCGTGTCGACCTATCGCTTTGTCGCTGCCTTTTGCGGCGGGATCGTGGTTCAGTACTGCACCCTTGGCATGGTTGGTTTTTTTGGGGGAACAGAAACTACGATCGTCGATGGAGTAGCGAAAGACATCGTGGTGGACGAACAAAGCGGTTTCTTCTGGACGATGGTGGTCTACTCGGTCGCGGCGGTGATCCTTTTCTTGATCACCTTCGCCACAACTAAAGAACGAGTTGAACCGTCCGTTGCATCGGAGTCGACATTCCGCGCCGATTTGCGTTTCGCATTGACGAGCTTGCGAGTCCACCAAGTCTTGCTGCTAGGCTTGACGCTGCTGGCGTGCCTAACGACGGGAATGGCCACGGCAACCTTGTTGCCAATCTTAGCGGCCTACTTAATCGGCAGCGCCGTTTCGATGGTAGTCCGTGGCGTAGCGAAGAAGCGATTCGCGGACGTGTCGGGGCCATCCACGCTTGAATCCGACTTCAACGACTTGATTTCCAATCGACCTTGGTTGGTTTTGTTTGGCTTTGGCTTGTTCCAGCTAACCGGCCTGTTCATTCGCGGCGGTGCCGTTTTGTATTACTTCAAATACTACTGCGGTGACGCCGATCTGGCACCTCCGTTTTGGGTATCGGGTAGCTTCGCAGCCATCGCGGGCATGTTGTTGACCAAACCGTTGACCCGCATCTTCGGCAAGAAGAACTTGATGATCGGCACGAATTTCAGCGTGGCGGTCCTGTACGCATCCTTCATCTTTCTTGGCCCTGACCAGATCAGTTTGATGTTTGCTATCCACATCGTGGCCTCATTTATCGGAGGCCCGGTGCCCGTGTTGTTGTGGGCGATGTATGCCGACACGGCTGACTACTCGGAATGGCGGAGTCAGCGTCGGGCTACGGGCCTTGTCTTTGCCGCAGCCACGTTCTCACAAAAGATGGGATGCGCCGTTGGCGCTGCGATGACAGGCTTCGCCTTGGATTTCTACAACTACTCTCAACCCATTGAGGGCGTGGACCAAGCGCAATCGGATGTCACCATGTCGGGTTTGCGAATGATGATGAGCGTAATTCCCGCGGCATTCCTTTTGACGGCTGCCGGTTGCCTGCTTCTTTACAACATCAGCCGACAACTCGAACAACAAATTGAGGCTGACCTGCAAAGTCGCAAACAAAGCGATTGGCCGGAAACCTAA
- a CDS encoding LacI family DNA-binding transcriptional regulator: protein MSMSTTTIKDIAERANVSKSTVSRVINDKAIVNSRTRLAVLDAMKSLGYEPNFFARSLASGLSMTVGVVTQKLGSPFYDMISQGVIQGFAGTGYSPLFVDGQWEESTELEVIRTVLGRKVDGLLLLGGDISEQDLSDLKDRLPTIVVGKEVPGWQDQCVFVDNVGAARNAVKHLLEFGHRNIAMVCGISCHQDAIRRYEGYRLALSEAGIEVDPGLVLEGDFSAQSGIMAVNTLLMRGKPFSAVFCANDMVAYGVRLALQRKGIRVPEDVSIVGFDDQGESAYMCPPLTTVRQPGNEMGEAAAAGLVKLMQGETCRLPVFEAELQCRESVSRLV, encoded by the coding sequence ATGAGTATGAGCACCACCACGATCAAAGACATCGCCGAACGTGCGAACGTGTCTAAGAGCACGGTGTCGCGCGTGATCAATGACAAGGCGATCGTCAATAGTCGAACACGCTTGGCTGTCCTTGATGCGATGAAGTCGCTGGGCTATGAACCCAACTTCTTTGCCCGCTCGTTAGCCAGCGGCCTTTCGATGACCGTCGGGGTGGTGACGCAGAAGCTCGGCAGTCCGTTCTATGACATGATTAGCCAGGGCGTCATTCAAGGCTTCGCCGGAACGGGCTACTCGCCCCTGTTCGTTGATGGTCAGTGGGAAGAGAGCACTGAACTAGAAGTCATTCGCACCGTGCTGGGGCGAAAGGTCGATGGGCTGTTGTTGCTCGGTGGCGACATTTCCGAACAAGATCTCAGTGACCTGAAGGATCGCTTGCCCACCATCGTCGTTGGCAAAGAAGTTCCCGGTTGGCAAGATCAGTGCGTGTTTGTTGATAACGTCGGTGCCGCTCGCAATGCCGTGAAGCACTTGCTTGAGTTTGGCCATCGCAACATTGCGATGGTTTGCGGGATCTCCTGTCACCAGGATGCGATCCGCCGATACGAGGGCTACCGACTTGCGTTAAGTGAAGCCGGCATCGAGGTCGATCCAGGGCTCGTACTCGAAGGTGACTTCTCGGCTCAGTCAGGAATCATGGCCGTCAACACATTGCTGATGCGAGGCAAGCCGTTTAGCGCAGTGTTTTGCGCCAATGACATGGTTGCCTATGGCGTCCGCTTGGCGCTCCAGCGTAAAGGCATTCGTGTTCCCGAGGATGTGTCGATCGTTGGTTTCGATGACCAGGGCGAATCCGCTTACATGTGCCCGCCGCTAACGACGGTGCGTCAGCCCGGCAACGAAATGGGCGAGGCCGCCGCCGCCGGCTTAGTGAAATTAATGCAGGGCGAAACCTGCAGGCTGCCTGTCTTCGAGGCTGAGCTTCAGTGCCGTGAATCCGTCTCGCGGCTGGTTTGA
- a CDS encoding glycoside hydrolase family 16 protein, giving the protein MISSMHRILSTMAIATLLSASHVRSQEAVADTDVRELKSMTLVWSDEFDGDSLDYSKWGIEVNAFGGGNEELQIYTDRRENVRVEGGSLVIEAHRDNANVNGTQREYSSGRLRTKNRGEWKYGRIEVRAKMPVGQGIWPAIWMLPTDDAYGSWASSGEIDIMEYRGQTPNEVIGTLHYGAPWPKNKYTGAPYQLAEGTFADDFHTFAVDWQEGKITWLVDGKAVQTQTQWESDGGEFPAPFDQRFHLLLNLSVGGHFVGNPDASTTFPQAFLIDYVRVYQ; this is encoded by the coding sequence ATGATTTCATCCATGCACCGAATCCTTAGCACGATGGCGATCGCGACCCTGCTTTCCGCTTCGCATGTCCGCAGTCAAGAAGCAGTGGCTGACACCGACGTTCGTGAACTCAAGAGCATGACGCTTGTGTGGAGTGACGAATTCGATGGCGATTCGCTTGACTATTCAAAGTGGGGCATCGAGGTCAACGCGTTTGGCGGCGGCAATGAGGAGTTGCAGATATACACGGATCGTCGTGAAAACGTACGAGTCGAAGGGGGATCGCTCGTCATTGAAGCTCACCGCGACAATGCAAACGTTAACGGAACGCAACGAGAGTACTCGTCAGGCCGGTTGCGAACGAAGAATCGCGGTGAGTGGAAATACGGACGCATCGAAGTCCGCGCCAAAATGCCTGTTGGACAGGGCATTTGGCCCGCAATTTGGATGTTGCCCACCGATGACGCGTATGGTTCATGGGCGTCGAGTGGTGAAATCGACATCATGGAGTACCGCGGCCAAACACCGAACGAAGTGATTGGCACTTTGCATTACGGTGCACCATGGCCCAAGAACAAATACACCGGCGCCCCGTATCAGCTAGCCGAGGGTACGTTCGCGGACGACTTTCACACCTTTGCGGTGGATTGGCAAGAAGGAAAAATCACCTGGCTCGTTGACGGAAAAGCGGTTCAAACGCAAACGCAGTGGGAATCCGATGGTGGCGAATTCCCGGCTCCGTTTGACCAGCGTTTCCACCTGCTGTTGAACCTTTCGGTGGGCGGCCACTTCGTCGGCAATCCCGACGCGTCCACGACGTTTCCGCAAGCGTTCTTGATCGACTACGTTCGCGTGTATCAATAA
- a CDS encoding DUF1559 domain-containing protein, with the protein MIRTKSSRPGFTLVELLVVIAIIGVLVGLLLPAVQAAREAARRMSCSNNFKQIGIGLHNYHAAFKQMPTQMSGPARIGSWEHETRHDSVMMSNSFLVGLLPFVEQQGLWERISNPDNQAVNGQPPLPTPFPAYGPHHDTDPDGGGKTNAGGRAYVPWLTEIPMFRCPSDPGSGLPAQGRTNYGASMGDAIHKMNSGTIGCNWANSTCNWLYSYGDDQDANSDARAAARGFFVARTEMKFRDIIDGLSNTIACGEIVTDIGDRDVRTNANLQADLSTDRNNWGANIPDLNIWKTMVDLERPRFWSDGVAPNPTSPVIACPGDWRDRYGRGYMWANGGAYNSGVQTIRPPNSACSLAGAGPNAWYAGHLEGVCPPGSRHQGGAHVMMGDGAVVFMTDSVDCGGLDSGVVPVRNQNETLDPTYPRAGSKSPYGLWGALGTRASRETIEEQLNQ; encoded by the coding sequence ATGATCCGAACGAAATCTTCCCGTCCGGGCTTTACGCTCGTCGAGCTGTTGGTGGTCATCGCCATCATCGGCGTGTTGGTTGGCCTTTTGTTGCCAGCCGTTCAAGCTGCCCGTGAAGCGGCCCGCCGCATGAGCTGCAGCAACAATTTCAAGCAGATTGGTATTGGTCTTCACAATTACCACGCTGCGTTCAAGCAAATGCCCACGCAAATGTCGGGTCCTGCTCGCATTGGTTCGTGGGAACACGAAACTCGTCATGATTCGGTCATGATGTCCAACAGTTTCTTGGTTGGTCTGTTGCCGTTCGTTGAGCAGCAAGGTCTGTGGGAGCGAATTTCGAATCCCGACAACCAAGCCGTCAATGGTCAACCGCCATTGCCGACGCCATTTCCGGCCTACGGTCCTCACCACGATACCGATCCTGATGGTGGCGGTAAGACCAATGCCGGTGGACGTGCTTACGTGCCATGGCTGACTGAGATTCCAATGTTCCGTTGTCCTAGTGACCCCGGTTCAGGTCTGCCAGCTCAAGGTCGTACCAACTACGGTGCCTCCATGGGTGACGCGATTCACAAGATGAATTCCGGAACCATCGGATGTAACTGGGCGAACTCGACTTGCAACTGGTTGTACAGCTACGGCGACGACCAAGATGCCAACTCGGATGCTCGCGCAGCCGCCCGAGGTTTCTTCGTCGCTCGAACTGAAATGAAGTTCCGTGACATCATCGACGGTCTGTCCAACACGATCGCTTGCGGTGAAATCGTCACTGACATCGGTGACCGTGACGTTCGTACCAACGCGAACTTGCAAGCCGACCTGTCGACGGACCGTAACAACTGGGGAGCCAACATTCCTGACTTGAACATCTGGAAGACCATGGTTGACCTTGAGCGTCCGCGTTTCTGGAGCGACGGTGTGGCTCCTAACCCGACGTCCCCTGTGATTGCATGTCCTGGAGACTGGCGAGATCGTTATGGTCGTGGTTATATGTGGGCCAACGGTGGAGCGTACAACTCGGGCGTTCAAACCATTCGTCCGCCAAACTCGGCTTGTAGCTTGGCCGGAGCGGGTCCGAATGCTTGGTACGCCGGTCACCTCGAAGGCGTTTGCCCTCCCGGTAGTCGTCACCAAGGTGGTGCTCACGTGATGATGGGCGACGGAGCGGTTGTGTTCATGACCGACTCAGTTGACTGTGGTGGTTTGGATTCAGGCGTGGTGCCAGTTCGTAACCAAAACGAAACGCTGGACCCAACTTACCCACGTGCGGGTAGCAAGAGTCCTTACGGTTTATGGGGTGCTTTGGGTACTCGTGCTAGTCGCGAAACCATCGAAGAGCAACTCAACCAGTAG
- a CDS encoding LacI family DNA-binding transcriptional regulator has translation MRFNTTTIKDIAERANVSKSTVSRVINDKAIVNSRTRLAVLDAMKSLGYEPNFFARSLASGLSMTVGVVTQKLGSPFYDMISQGVIQGFAGTGYSPLFVDGQWEESTELEVIRTVLGRKVDGLLLLGGDISEQDLSDLKDRLPTIVVGKEVPGWQDQCVFVDNVGAARNAVKHLLEFGHRNIAMVCGISCHQDAIRRYEGYRLALSEAGIEVDPGLVLEGDFSAQSGIMAVNTLLMRGKPFSAVFCANDMVAYGVRLALQRKGIRVPEDVSIVGFDDQGESAYMCPPLTTVRQPGNEMGEAAAAGLVKLMQGETCRLPVMQGELKYRESVARLI, from the coding sequence ATGCGTTTTAACACCACCACGATCAAAGACATCGCCGAACGTGCGAACGTGTCTAAGAGCACGGTGTCGCGCGTGATCAACGACAAGGCGATCGTTAATAGTCGAACACGCTTGGCTGTCCTTGATGCGATGAAGTCGCTGGGCTACGAACCCAATTTCTTTGCCCGCTCGTTAGCCAGCGGCCTTTCGATGACCGTCGGGGTGGTGACGCAGAAGCTCGGCAGTCCGTTCTATGACATGATTAGCCAGGGCGTCATTCAAGGCTTCGCCGGAACGGGCTACTCGCCCCTGTTCGTTGATGGTCAGTGGGAAGAGAGCACTGAACTAGAAGTCATTCGCACCGTGCTGGGGCGAAAGGTCGATGGGCTGTTGTTGCTCGGTGGCGACATTTCCGAACAAGATCTCAGTGACCTGAAGGATCGCTTGCCCACCATCGTCGTTGGCAAAGAAGTTCCCGGTTGGCAAGATCAGTGCGTGTTTGTTGATAACGTCGGTGCCGCTCGCAATGCCGTGAAGCACTTGCTTGAGTTTGGCCATCGCAACATTGCGATGGTTTGCGGGATCTCCTGTCACCAGGATGCGATCCGCCGATACGAGGGCTACCGACTTGCGTTAAGTGAAGCCGGCATCGAGGTCGATCCAGGGCTCGTACTCGAAGGTGACTTCTCGGCTCAGTCAGGAATCATGGCCGTCAACACATTGCTGATGCGAGGCAAGCCGTTTAGCGCAGTGTTTTGCGCCAATGACATGGTTGCCTATGGCGTCCGCTTGGCGCTCCAGCGTAAAGGCATTCGTGTTCCCGAGGATGTGTCGATCGTTGGTTTCGATGACCAGGGCGAATCCGCTTACATGTGCCCGCCGCTAACGACGGTGCGTCAGCCCGGCAACGAAATGGGCGAGGCCGCCGCCGCTGGCCTAGTGAAATTAATGCAGGGCGAAACCTGCAGGCTGCCTGTCATGCAGGGTGAATTGAAATACCGCGAATCTGTAGCACGTCTTATTTAG
- a CDS encoding DUF1559 domain-containing protein — MSRFRPSRQGFTLVELLVVIAIIGVLVGLLLPAVQAAREAARRMSCSNNFKQIGIGLHNYHAAFKQMPTQMSGPAVVGSWEHTTSYDSVMMSNSFLVGLLPFVEQQGLWERISNPDNKAVNGQPPLPTPFPAYGPSHDTDPNGGGKTNAGGRAYQPWLTEIPMFRCPSDPGSGLPAQGRTNYGACMGDAIHRMNSGTKGCNWDGSTCRWLWDYGDDGGAQSQARAAARGFFVARTEMKFRDIIDGLSNTIACGEIVTDIGDRDVRTNANLQANLATDSNNWGANVPDLNIWKTLVDLERPRFWSDGVAPNPTAPVIACPGDWRDRYGRGYMWANGGCYNSGCQTIRPPNSAASLAGAGPNAWYAGHLEGVCPPGSRHQGGAHVMMGDGAVVFMTDSVDCGGLDSGVVPVRGGNETLDPTYPRAGSKSPYGLWGALGTRASRETIEEQLNQ; from the coding sequence ATGTCTCGTTTCAGACCTTCGCGACAGGGCTTTACGCTCGTCGAACTGTTGGTTGTCATTGCCATTATTGGTGTGTTGGTTGGCCTTTTGTTGCCAGCCGTTCAAGCTGCCCGTGAAGCGGCCCGCCGCATGAGCTGCAGCAACAATTTCAAGCAGATTGGTATTGGTCTTCACAATTACCACGCTGCGTTCAAGCAGATGCCGACGCAAATGTCGGGTCCTGCTGTCGTTGGATCGTGGGAGCATACGACTTCTTATGACTCGGTCATGATGTCCAATAGCTTCCTTGTTGGTCTATTGCCGTTCGTTGAACAGCAAGGGCTTTGGGAGCGAATCTCAAATCCTGACAACAAAGCTGTCAACGGTCAGCCGCCTTTGCCAACGCCTTTCCCAGCCTATGGGCCAAGTCACGATACTGACCCCAACGGTGGTGGAAAAACCAACGCTGGTGGTCGTGCCTATCAGCCATGGTTGACTGAGATTCCAATGTTCCGTTGTCCTAGCGATCCTGGTTCGGGACTGCCTGCTCAAGGTCGTACCAACTACGGTGCGTGCATGGGCGATGCAATCCACCGAATGAACTCGGGTACCAAGGGATGCAACTGGGATGGTTCGACTTGTCGTTGGCTTTGGGATTATGGTGACGATGGCGGTGCCCAGTCGCAAGCTCGTGCAGCGGCTCGTGGTTTCTTCGTCGCTCGTACCGAAATGAAGTTCCGTGACATCATCGACGGTTTGTCCAACACCATCGCTTGCGGTGAAATCGTCACTGACATCGGTGACCGTGACGTTCGTACGAACGCTAACCTGCAAGCTAACCTTGCCACGGACTCCAACAACTGGGGTGCCAACGTTCCTGACCTGAACATCTGGAAAACACTGGTCGACCTTGAGCGTCCACGTTTCTGGAGCGATGGCGTTGCACCGAACCCAACCGCACCTGTGATCGCATGTCCTGGTGACTGGCGTGACCGTTATGGTCGTGGTTACATGTGGGCCAACGGTGGTTGTTACAACTCAGGTTGCCAAACCATTCGTCCGCCGAACTCAGCCGCTAGCTTAGCTGGCGCTGGTCCTAATGCTTGGTATGCGGGTCACCTCGAAGGCGTTTGCCCTCCCGGTAGCCGTCACCAAGGTGGTGCTCACGTGATGATGGGCGACGGAGCGGTTGTGTTCATGACCGATTCGGTCGACTGCGGTGGCTTGGATTCAGGCGTTGTTCCCGTTCGTGGTGGCAACGAAACTTTGGATCCAACCTACCCACGAGCTGGTTCCAAGAGCCCATACGGACTCTGGGGTGCTTTGGGTACTCGTGCTAGCCGCGAAACCATCGAAGAACAGTTGAACCAGTAG
- a CDS encoding aldehyde dehydrogenase family protein: MSAVANSPLFDSVQSFLSSPKQLLIDGRWVSAKSGKNFDVFDPATDEVVAQVAEGDAADIDLAVTAARKAFDSGPWSKMTPSQRGQLIWKVGELIEQNADELAQLETLDNGKPFNVAKAADVALAADMFRYMAGWATKIEGDTLSLGVPYAPDADFHAFTMREPIGVVGQIIPWNFPLLMAAWKLAPALATGCTVVLKPAEQTPLSALRLGELLLEAGIPAGVVNIVPGFGETAGAAIASHDLIDKVAFTGSTEVGKIIIKAAAGNLKKVTLELGGKSPNVIYDDADIDMAIAGAADAIFFNQGQVCSAGSRLYVQKGIYDEVVAGVSEIANNLKVGSGFDPATQMGPLVSREQHERVSGYLRAGLAEGAQASAGGAPLDRPGYFVQPTVLKDASVDMSVVREEIFGPVVAAMPFSDDGDLVSQANDSAYGLASGIWTKDISKAHRFAKAVKAGTVWINCYNIFDASLPFGGYKQSGWGREMGHAALENYLQTKSVVIKL; the protein is encoded by the coding sequence ATGTCTGCAGTCGCCAATTCACCCCTGTTTGATTCCGTTCAATCGTTCTTAAGTTCGCCCAAACAGCTCTTGATCGACGGCCGCTGGGTTAGCGCAAAGAGCGGTAAGAACTTCGACGTGTTTGATCCCGCTACCGACGAAGTGGTTGCTCAGGTAGCCGAAGGTGACGCGGCCGACATCGATTTGGCGGTCACGGCAGCACGGAAGGCGTTCGATTCAGGTCCCTGGTCCAAAATGACACCTTCCCAGCGGGGCCAGTTGATTTGGAAGGTCGGCGAATTAATTGAACAAAACGCGGATGAACTGGCTCAGCTTGAAACTCTTGACAACGGCAAGCCCTTCAATGTTGCCAAGGCCGCTGATGTCGCTCTCGCCGCGGACATGTTCCGCTACATGGCCGGTTGGGCAACGAAGATCGAAGGCGACACGCTTTCACTTGGCGTTCCCTACGCACCCGACGCTGATTTCCATGCGTTCACTATGCGAGAGCCAATTGGCGTTGTCGGCCAAATCATTCCGTGGAACTTTCCGCTGTTGATGGCGGCTTGGAAACTTGCTCCCGCGCTGGCAACTGGCTGCACGGTTGTTTTGAAACCAGCCGAGCAAACTCCATTGTCGGCCCTTCGGCTTGGTGAGTTGCTATTGGAAGCCGGCATCCCTGCTGGCGTGGTTAACATTGTTCCTGGGTTTGGTGAAACCGCGGGGGCGGCGATTGCTTCGCACGATTTGATTGACAAGGTCGCCTTCACCGGTTCGACCGAGGTTGGCAAGATCATCATCAAGGCCGCTGCGGGTAACCTGAAAAAGGTAACCTTGGAACTCGGCGGTAAGAGTCCAAATGTGATTTACGATGACGCTGATATCGACATGGCGATTGCGGGGGCGGCAGACGCGATCTTCTTTAATCAAGGTCAAGTCTGCTCGGCTGGTTCGCGACTTTACGTTCAGAAAGGAATTTATGACGAGGTGGTCGCTGGCGTCAGTGAGATCGCGAACAATCTAAAAGTCGGCAGTGGTTTTGATCCCGCGACGCAAATGGGACCTTTGGTTTCCCGCGAGCAACATGAGCGTGTCAGTGGTTATCTGCGAGCTGGACTTGCCGAAGGTGCTCAGGCCTCAGCCGGTGGTGCACCGCTAGATCGACCCGGTTATTTTGTGCAGCCTACCGTGCTGAAGGACGCCTCGGTTGATATGTCGGTGGTTCGCGAAGAGATCTTCGGACCGGTTGTCGCCGCGATGCCATTTAGTGACGACGGTGATTTGGTTTCCCAAGCTAACGATTCGGCCTACGGTTTAGCGTCAGGGATTTGGACGAAAGATATCTCCAAGGCTCACCGATTCGCCAAGGCCGTCAAAGCGGGAACCGTTTGGATCAATTGCTATAACATCTTCGACGCATCGCTGCCGTTCGGTGGCTACAAGCAATCGGGATGGGGCCGCGAGATGGGGCACGCAGCACTCGAAAACTACCTGCAAACGAAATCCGTCGTCATCAAGTTGTGA